From Sulfitobacter pacificus, one genomic window encodes:
- a CDS encoding helix-turn-helix domain-containing protein, with protein MAKQKTEQNTKHLRENEKKWTKPLLDAGWTMIPNVIFERQQALGLDAIDINILLHLASYWWKAGDLPHPGKKRIADAIGREPRTIQRRIARMEAGGLIRRIERRVPGVGSKTNLYEFTGLITEATPFAAEKIQERKALEAARDAKASKKGKPKLRVVPKTTD; from the coding sequence ATGGCGAAGCAGAAAACCGAACAAAACACCAAGCATTTGCGTGAGAACGAGAAGAAGTGGACAAAGCCGCTTCTAGACGCGGGATGGACCATGATCCCGAACGTTATCTTTGAGCGTCAACAAGCGCTTGGTCTTGATGCTATCGATATCAATATCCTGCTCCATCTTGCCTCGTACTGGTGGAAGGCCGGTGATCTGCCTCACCCGGGCAAAAAACGCATTGCAGATGCCATTGGTCGGGAACCCAGAACGATTCAGCGTCGCATCGCGCGAATGGAAGCCGGCGGTTTGATCCGACGCATTGAGCGGCGCGTGCCCGGTGTCGGCAGCAAGACCAACCTCTATGAATTCACAGGGCTGATCACAGAAGCGACCCCATTTGCGGCCGAGAAAATCCAGGAGCGCAAAGCTCTCGAAGCCGCGCGGGACGCAAAAGCTTCGAAAAAGGGCAAGCCGAAACTGCGTGTTGTCCCCAAGACAACAGATTAA